One genomic segment of Panicum virgatum strain AP13 chromosome 2N, P.virgatum_v5, whole genome shotgun sequence includes these proteins:
- the LOC120659124 gene encoding uncharacterized protein LOC120659124: MLPAAPPFTHPTYPTPAEPHPPSPVPVVAGYLMAPTRWSSASSSQGQGTDTTSTSTIRRWMAVDDGVTTTSDLVGFPPSRSSFTATGWHGESAPQPTGVGSEVVPEASSTRRSDLMRPKGSNQARAAWDVCRCMEEEVYRHNPVEIAPVHAIQPQRQPRPPAAIVTNTLPEQGYSSHVPTEPAVSTRFDYQATPYITKSTTTTKMEGGRATWRWRPFMCSGCYVSYSYFFSMS, translated from the exons ATGCTGCCTGCAGCGCCGCCATTCACGCACCCTACCTACCCCACTCCTGCGGAACCGCATCCTCCATCGCCGGTCCCGGTCGTCGCCGGCTACCTCATGGCGCCGACGCGGTGGTCCTCCGCGTCGTCGTCTCAAGGTCAAGGCACAGATACAACATCCACCTCCACCATCCGCCGGTGGATGGCCGTCGATGACGGTGTCACGACGACGAGCGATCTGGTGGGTTTTCCTCCCTCCCGTTCTTCCTTCACCGCCACCGGTTGGCACGGCGAGAGTGCTCCTCAGCCGACCGGCGTCGGAAGTGAGGTGGTGCCGGAAGCGTCGTCGACTCGCCGCAGTGACCTGATGAGGCCAAAGGGCAGCAACCAGGCAAGGGCAGCCTGGGATGTTTGCAGATGCATGGAAGAAGAAGTGTACCGCCATAATCCGGTGGAAATTGCTCCAGTGCATGCAATCCAACCCCAGCGGCAGCCACGGCCACCAGCTGCTATTGTGACAAACACATTACCAGAGCAAG GTTATTCAAGCCATGTTCCCACAGAACCTGCAGTGTCCACCCGTTTCGATTATCAGGCCACGCCATATATAACAAAGTCAACGACGACTACAAAAATGGAAGGAGGTCGTGCAACCTGGAGGTGGCGTCCTTTCATGTGTTCGGGTTGCTACGTGAG CTATTCCTATTTTTTCTCCATGAGCTGA